In the genome of Mercurialis annua linkage group LG8, ddMerAnnu1.2, whole genome shotgun sequence, the window AAACTCAATgtcttaaaagttaaaaatataaagagtcCATGCATACAAGCCATAGTAAAGAGACTCCGATTTTGAAAGATATAATAATACTTAGATCCAAATATGCATTTTACTttcgaaaaataaaatttatttgaactaaACAAATTGCATATGATATCATCAAAAGACAATTGATACCAATTATCTATTTcaacaattaatcaattttttttgggttaatttcataaaaatcacGATTTTtgcacgaagtttcattttaatcacgatttttaaatattatcatataaaacatgaccttttattttttttcaaatctatcactaaattatttttcggtgtatttttgttgacttggCAACCGGAATCCGaccaatttgaaaaaaataaaaaataaaaatacaccgGAAAAATATGGACGTGatacatttgaaaacaaatgaaatGTCAGAATTTTATATGGTAACTTTtgaaagtcgtgattaaaataaaacttcgtgtaaagatcgtaattttttttatggacttaatctttttttttttttactttcgaagcttaagaaacaaatttggtttaaatatttgaatcaaatttatgctctttctctttcctttatattgttttatcatCTTTCAATTCAGCATGGCAAAAAAACATCTTTCTAAGCTTTTTAAGAACATGTATTGTGATATATCAATTGTCATCACTCATTAACTGAAAAAGCTTCTTCATGTTTTTATCCTAAATAACATCTTTATTTGTTccattctaattaaattaaataaaaagttaaagacTAACTAGACAGAAAAATCTAACTTATTTTATGattctttttaataaatttcatttatCCGACTATCTCTAAATTAAATGAGTCTAATCAGCTTTGATTCATTTATGTAGGGGTgtgaacgaaacaaatcagaccGATAAGTAAACTAGACTAATCAATTTGGTTTATTtgttgtatatattttttagaaaaataatctggtttagtttttatttttagaaatgtTAATACGTAtatataatatgttttaataggtttaaatggttaaaataatattatttattctaatttagttaggtttaattactaaatttaatctgtcttatttttttcatatttgatcaaatttaaaatgaaatcaaaccaaattaaattttttcttttgttttaattttttttattttcttcaaaaattaattgattttaatattttttttccatcaAACTGAACTGGACCGGTGCATAATGATACATAAATAGCTACGATCTTTGGCTCATACAAATCAAGATCCaccaaaaacacaaaaacaaaaaactttTAGAATAGATCGATGTGCTATagctcaaataatataaacactGAACACCAATCTACTAAATACGTGAGTTCAATTCCTCTAATTAGTGTTCTCCCTcctcaattatatatataaaaccgACTTTTAGAATGACAATggttaataattaaaagaaggGTCTCATGCCTTAAAAATCCCGATCATTTAGCCCATTTTCAATCCTATTCTGACGTTAAAATTTGGtcaattttactttatttcgcattttttcgtttcaattataacTTAAGTTTTCAATTTTTGACAGTTTCTTTAATCGaaggatgaaatcattcaattaaccaagtctaaagataaaattttattttttctattcaaaaaaatacaaatagatCCTTCATCtctaaaaactaataaaaaccaataatctaattaaaactaacttaaatttttaattaatttaattaaatctaaattaatttaatacatatataatttattttttaaataaaaaaagtcaaatcaCCCGATCACCCCGAAACCGTCCAACTTTGATCCTAAACTCAAAACGAAACCCAATCCGTCTTCTCCATGGAATACAAATCAGTGGGTTCGAGGAAGACGAACTATGGAAGACGAACCTCTTCCTCAGGGAAGATGAACATGGTTCGTCTTTTTTTTGGAAGACGAACCCAGATCTGAGTTCGTCTTCTGTGGAGAAGGTGGGTCAGTTTTGAGTCGGATTTGGGGTCGGTTAGAAGCGTTTAAATGTCGAGAGAGtttgatgttatttttatttaaaaaattaagggttaatgtcaaaaaaaatcatgaactttatatgttttttcattttaaccacgcagtttaaattttctcattttcatgcacgaactaccactttttctcaaatcatacacggtgctgaggtggcactcattcattggtgtaaaatgacctccacctcagcgaattacaataatggagccgtgacatctcagcaccgtgcatgaatttgagaaaaagtgatagttcgtgcatgaaaatgagaaaatttaaactacgtgattaaaatgagaaaacgtgtaaagttcgtgaatttttatgacattaacccaaaaattaattgtgaccttactatattatataaaattaaaaatttattattatttgaatttgaatttgtggaaaagaatatttttttgtgttatttataacattaaatgctattttaaatataaaaagcttttttaattttttttctaagcttaaatgcacaaaaaatcaccaactttcgcatgtttttggtatttgacacgaacttttatttttggcatataaatacacgaactatcaatttttttacatatatgacTAAGTTTCCGTTTTTGGTgaaaaacggcgccgttttatgtcaaaaatgGTGTCCgtgttatatatgcaaaaaattgatagtttgtgcatatatatgtcaaaattaaaagttcgtgtcaaataccaaaaatacataaaattggtaatttttggagcaattaagcctttttttgaaataaaaaaaatcaatttaatgtttaaagGTTCTATTAAAATGTGTAAATACAAAGTAGAGTAACATTTACcagtttttttgaattttttctaggcttaaatgcacaaaaaatcaccaaatttcaCGTGTCTTTGGTATTTGAcacaaacttttatttttggcataataaatacacgaactatcattttttttcatatataaccAAGTTTCCGTTTTAGGTGAAAAATGGTGccgttttatgtcaaaaattGTGTCCGtgttatatatgtaaaaaattgatagttgtgtatatatatgccaaaattaaaagttcgtgtcaaataccaaaagtacgcaaaagttggtgatttatgaagcaattaaacttttttgtcgaaataaaaaaagatcaatttaatgttaAGGGTTCCATTAAAACATGAAAATACAAAGTagagggctaataatcacccacggaccctgactttaggggtaccttacgataaaccccctgataaaaaaaaacgatcagtaaaccccctattCTTTGTGACGGCTGCACGTAAACCCCCTGAGCCCATTTCTCGCCGATATTTTGGcaaaatgatgacgtggcacgaTATATTCACTGACGGCTCTGCAAGTCACTCTGCATGCATGTCAGACATGTGTAAGAATGTGTAAGGCTGTGTAAGGTTGTGTCGgttgacttttttcaaaaaaaaaaaaaaaaaatcatttttaccgCTCGGTTAAAAatcactttctctctctaacatttttaacttttcccTCTGTTCCCCCTCATTCTCTTTAATTGtcatattttcaaatatttcatccTGTCTTCGTCTTGTTCCTTTTTTTTCGTTCCTTACCCTAGGTCTACTACTCCTGCACTCTTATCGCCGTCCAtcgtcttcatcttcttctcttcCATCTTGTGTGTTATTTCGCCCCTATTCAGTTCTTCGTTTTTCTTCGTTTGCTTGTGGCCCTTTCTTGTCTAAATATTTTTCGAGGTCTCTGTTCTTTAACAGAAAATGGGATCcacagaaatgaaaaaaatgggaAAAGAAGACAGAAAAGGGAAGAAACGAAAAGGTATGTGTGTTTTTTTTCGCCGGAAGAAATTTTTTTTGAGTTGTGTTTGGTTCGTTGGtgattgtttttgaattttattggtATTTTATTTCTTGTTCGTCATTGCCTgttgttttggtttggttttcactggttcattaattaaaaattggtcTTTGTTTATTTGTTGGTTTGAGCAGCTTGTACTGAAGATTGTCTTTTTGAGGTCTTTGAAATTATTCTGAACTACAATGGACAGTTTGAAGACTTTGGTTATTTTAATGAGGATTTGGCTGTTAGAAAATTTCATATTGAGGATATAGGATTAAATAGTCTAGATAAGTGGTTACTTGAATTGAAGGTTGAGGGATTGTTAATGTATTATTGGAGGCGGGCTGGCATGTATACTGAAGAATTAATTCCCATGGAAAATGATGACCATGTCATGGACATGGCACTGGCTGGGACACAAGATGGTAGTGTTGATGTGTATGTTAGGAAGTTAAGTTGTGTTGACGTGTGCAACCTAAGGCCTGTATTTGGACACACATTATTTGAGTTGAAAGAACTTGAAGATGGGGATGATGCATTGGAGCAACAGGGTGTTGGTGAGGCTGAACCGGTGGGGGTGCTGCAGATTGAAGGTCCTGTGGAAGCAGTGGAGGTGCCGCAGATTGAAGGTCCCGGTGAACCAGTGGAGGTCCTGCATATTGAAGGTCAAGAAGAAGGTGAACCACTGGATTTGCTGCAAATTGAAGCAGTTGAAGAACCCTCGGAGGAGCAGCAGCAGATTGGTGGGTCAGACTGAAGGCCGAGACACTAGATTGACCTATTTTTGGGCCATATGAAACAACATTTGTAACCTTTTAGGTTAATATGTATGTtgcattttatattattagtgaCAATTTGGATTTTAGATCAAAATGAATGTTGATTACAAACTTGGAATGTATTGTTTGCTTATGTTATtgctgttttgtttttaatattggttGTTATTGTTATTGAAATTGAGTAAAGTTTGTAGTTATCGTCGTTCGGTTCGTTTGAAACGACCTACATGTTCCATGAAACTGATAATTACATATGGAccctatacttttattttataatccgCCATGGACCCTCATGTATTCTTACTGATCATCTGTGGACCCTTCAATAAATACGcacttttgaaatttattaaaacaacatTAACCCCTATCAATAATGAAAATTAGTCAACCATAAAGATACAACATATATCAATCAACCATtatataaacaaatttccaaaataaaacAACTACGAATTACAACTATAATATTCATCAACGATACTACAATATTCAtcaagcaaaaaaataaaacctaTACTAGAATATTCCAAATTACAACAGAAAACCAGAAAACATGTTGACTAAGGGCAGCGTTAAACATCATCTGCAGAACCAAGCTCCAACGATCGATATACCGAAATTTCCATCTTGATCAACCCGTCAGCAAAAAACTCTTGGTCGCTACTATCAAGAAGGAATCCTGTCAATGAACGGTAATACTTGTTGGTGTCTTGAAAATTCTTGGTAGAAGAATGAAACCTGTGCACTGACGATTCATCAAACTTCACTTCGATGTCATAAGGGCAGCTTCCGTTTGACAATGGGCCGAGACAAAACACTGTTATAATATTCCCATAAGAGCACTTCGTGTTGTTCAGAACAAACACAACGTCTGATTGTTCTTCTTGGAGAAGCAAACCCCTATCATGCATGTCCACAGAAACTGCAAATTTACGTCCAAAGTTAAATAGTGTGAGAATATCTTTATGCAACTCTTTGCAGTGAGCATAAATGGTTTCGGACGAGCCCTTCACATTGCACTCTGGAATCGGGCATGAACACTCTATAAAAGAGCAGTATTTCTCGTGATCTGTCTTCTCGTCGTAATTGAAGCTTTCTTGGCAACCATATACTCTGTTCTGGCAGTAAACCGTTAAAGACTCCACGACTGCTTCCATTATCCGACAGCGCATCGGTCCGATTGGCAAAGTGCAAGCATGACATTTACCCATCTTTACAGAGCAGGAGTTGCATGTTGCATGTCCATTCTGACACtgaagaaaaggaaaagttAGAAAATTAAGAATAACCTAAAgtgaataaatatataaatgatgtGGGGTCAAACCTGAATAATGGGAGGGCGTAGAGGTTCACAGCATACGGCACAGTCCATGAGTTCAAGATCAAACGAACGGACTCTATTTTCAGGCATTGCTGcgttgttttgaagatgaaggcgAAAGTGGATCACTTTAAGTATGAATGATAAGTGTCTTTGTGTGTGTTAGTAAGTAAGCATGATTACATATTTAAAGAAGTTGGATAGATGTCTTTTCATATTCTTCACTTAAGCGGTGTGTTGTTTCCCAAGTGAGTGGATGTCATTAATGACGATTTTGGTTAATGAAAGGGTATATTGGTTTCTTAAACAACATTAATGCTGATAAGACAAGTCAGTATGTATAATTAGCGATATTGGGCTGTAAAACATCATTAATAATTACTCTagcatatttaattaattgctctatcataattaaaaaaacactgtctgaaattaaaaattatttaattaatatatgtaGCATTACAACCCATAATAATAATGAAGCAAcatcatttaataattattcaatttttcctCATGCAATGCAAGCCTACACTGCATCCTGCAACTGCACAAGCAGCACAAAAACCAAACTTCATGTTCCTGGTTGACCTCTCCAAGTCTGCACACTTGACCTCCATGTCCTTGATCTGGCCCTTCAGTATGTCTATCTCCATAAAAAGTAGACCGCTTTCCTCAAACAAGATTCCATTTTCATCGCGATACATCTCAATGGACTCCTTCAATCCCTGATTTTCGTCTATGTACATTTCATGGGACTCCTTCAATCCCTGGAACTCGTCCTTTTTAGCAGCAAGCAAACTTTTGGCCTCCTCCAGTTCAACAGTCATGACATGGAGGTCAAGTTTCAAGTTTCGGACCACCGACATTTGGTAAGTCATGTCATTCTCTAGCCAGGCAAAAAAATTACACTGATTCTGGACAAATTTAGTTCGAAAAAATAAAAGGCGAAGTAAGgtcaaaaaattaatgtaaattacttacagtttgaattttttttgtaaagcaCATGAATTACTTACAGTTCGCTTTGAACAAGCGTAAAATCTTCGAGTGGGGTTCCTATCCGTTGAAGAAATCTGTAGGCGACATGGGATTCCGCAATCGCAAACCACTTGTGCAGCTACTCCTTCCATTTTTGGTTGTAATTTTTGAGTTGAGTTGCAAGCGTTAAACACTGGATGAGTGGGGCTGGATGAGTTGTAGGCGGATATTTATGGGCCACACTGTGGGCCAAGGATGATTGGGTTGTTTTTCATAGGGGCTAGGTCTGttataataatgaaatattAGGGTCCATGCTTGATCATATAAGAAAACAAAAGGGTCCATGATTGATTATTTCTAATACATGGAGGGCCGTAGGATATTATACTTTCACTCAAGCGTATGACAATAAAAGACAACCATAATCTGGCACAATTAAAGACAATCATAAACGAACTTCATTTACACAAATAAAAACCATTCAGAATAACATTTCCAACCATTTACATTTGCACATACACCACCGTACGCTTCTAAACACAACAAAGTTGGGGCATCTAGTAAAATATATCCATGTGTTGCCCAAAACAAAAAACGTTCCTTAACAAAAAGCACATGGTACAAAATATACATCCATCTGTTTTGTTGCACTACTTGTTCGTTGTTCGTTTCCTCAAACAGTCCCTGTATCGCGAAGGGACTTCTCGACCAGCAGGCCTCTTTCCTTTTCTCTTAGCAGCTCGAGCAGCTTGTGTAGAAGTGTCATGACTGGGTTCCCCTGCACCTTGCTGTTCAACCGAGGCTTGTTCTGTTGCAGAATAGGCTCCACTTAGGTGTACGCCAGACTCTCCTGTTGGGGCCTGCTCTCCAGttccaaactccccacctggaACCTCCCCTGCATCTGGTGCTTCTCCCCCTGTTTCATCCCCTGCAGCTCTTGCTTCTGGCTGAGTGTCACCCCCACATGCAGCTTGGTCATTGTCCTTTTTGCACGTCCGTTTGTTGTGGCCAAATCGGTTACATTCACTGCATTTAACCTTCTGAAGCCCCTTACGTCCTAACTTTGCCCTCTTTGCATGGGCCTCCTGTACAGTCTGTTCATGTTGCTGCTCTAGCTCTTCCGCTTCCTTTCGTCTTACCGTCGATTTTCTACCCCGCTTCTTTGTTTGCACAGGCGAGGGAGGAACTATGATATGGAATGGATTTGGATCGGTTTCCCACATATCAGCCCCATTCAAAGGGTTGATAACATAGCTGTACACTTTTTGGTAGGTGGCTTTTGTGTAGCAGTCGTCCACATAGTTCTCTGGGACCTCATTGTTCTCATAAATACAGGGGCATGCGTGAACGCATGGAATCCCAGTGAGGTCCCAACGCCTACATGTGCAAGTCCTTTCATCCAAATTTACCACGAACTGACCTCCGGGACCTATAACTTGCACTTGAGGACTGCCGGCAGGGTGTGCGGTGTAATTCCAACCCTCTTCAATTATCTTGTCCAGTTTTTTCCTAATTTTAGGGCACAACCGCGAATTAATCTTGCTCCCAAAAATCTGTTTGTCATGGATCCGCTTCATCAGCTGAGTCCTAATCATTTCAAACATCGTCAAGATAGGTCTCGTCCTCGAAGTCAGTACATATTTATTGAAGGCCTCCGCTAAATTGTTCAGCAATATGTCACACTTGACTTGCGGCCTGAAATGTGCCCTGGACCAATGCTCCCTAGATCTCTCCTCAATCCAGTTGTAGCCCGCCGTATGAGTATTCTCCAAAACTTTCATGGCAGCATTCAATTTGGATGTGTAGGTTGCAATCCCAATGTTCCATATAAGCGGCTTTAAATGTTGCAAGTGGAAGGTGGTTCTGAAATTTGCCCACAGATGCCTCCAGCAATACCTGTGCTCTGAATGTGGAAAAAGCGCGTCCAGTGCATGTATGAGGCCCTGTAGAAGCACAAGTTAAAGACATTAACAAATGATCAACTGTGGACCCTAACGTTTAACAGATGATCAACTGTGGACCCTAACGTTTACTAAATGATCAACTATGGACCTTACTGATAAAAATGCACAACTATGGAAAGCAATTACCAGCTTATATAATGAATGTTCTGTTATGGAAAGCAATTACCTTCTGTTTGTCTGACATGAAGGTTGTCCTGTTGCCCAGATGCAAATCAGCCTTCAATAGCTCCAAAAACCACGTCCAGTTTTCAGTATTCTCAACCTTCACCCATGCCATAGCCAGAGGATACATGCAATCATTGGGGTCAATCCCAGTTGCAGATAGCAACTGACCCCCATACTTCCCCTTCAACCAGCAACCGTCCAGACAAACGATCTGCCTCAGCCCATTCCGGAAGGCATTCTTCATTCCAGCCAAGCACATGTACATACCCGCAAACTTTCCTCGAGGCTCTTTAAAATCCACTGTGCTCCCCGGATTGGTTCGAAGGACCTCCCTTCGGTAGTCATACAACTTAGCATACTGCCCATCCTCATCCCCCTCCAATTTTCTTACAGCCCTGAGTCGTGCTCTTCGTGCCGTCTGCACACTGATCTTCTGCTTCAGCTCCTGTGCAATCTTAGCAACAAACTGCTCAGGGTTGTAATCTGGATTGGCCCTAAACTCCTCCAAGAAACTCTCAGCCAGATAGGCACTGGTCATGTGGAAATTCGATCTTCTCTTCGGGCAAGTGTGTACCAAGTTCAGGGTCTTCACTAGGAATGTTTCATCATCCGGATCTGACATGTTTTGCTTGGATGCAAATATTTCAAACCGACACTTAGGTACATTGTCACTCTTGTCAAAGCACTTAGCCCTGACACGGGTCTTCTCGTTGACAGGAAAATGCAGTTGATACCTGTGTTTGATGCCCCACTGCCTACATGTTTTCTTGAATTGCTCTCTGTTCACAAATTGCAATCCATTCTTGAAGGTTGGATTTTCCATCTCTTTCTCCTCGTTGAACATCCTGAACTTCACCCGACCGTCACCGTCAGACTCGGAAGCCGTGTTGTTATCATCTGAAGCAATGTAGTCCGAGTCTATCTCCTCCTCCTGCTCGTCAGCTTCTGGATGTATAGTTCTATCAACGCCCCCCGGGCGAAATTCTGCCTGACTCTCTCCCCTTGGTCTCCCACCAGATCTCTGTGAAGATCCAACATCTACATCATCCTCATGTTGGGCATCTGGTCCCTCTTCAAAATATTGGCCCGTCGATCTAAGCTCCGTTATCAAATCGTCATCGTCGTCCCATATGTCGTAGTCTGGGTCGACGATGTAATCTTCGACATTTAGCTCGACGTCGTCAAGAGTTGGCTTCTCACCCTCATTCTTCCCCCTTTGACCGGATTGTTCCTCTGCTTGAACCTCATTTTGGTCATCGTCATCAAACAGCCCCTCCATGCCCTCTAGCTCCTCAGCCATATGATCAAATAGACCCTGTGCCATCCTCTCTAGAGTTGAAGGGGGACAATCTGGCCCCCCTTCTGGCACCTCCCCCTCTTCAGTAACCTCTGCCAATCTGGCCTCAGACTCTTTCTCTGTCCCAACCACTTCTTCatgttcatttaaatttaaaccctCTGCCAGCCCCTCCTGCGCCTCATCCAGCCCCTCCTGAACCTCATCCAGCCCCTCCTGAACCTCATCCAGCCCCTCTTGCACCACATCAACAAACGGGTCAGGCTCCCAAGCATCTACAACTGCAGCCTGCACACCCTCTTCCAGCCCCGCTACTGCATCCTCCGGCTCCAATGCATCTATAACTGGTGCCTGCACATTGTTGTCGTGCCACTCAATCAACAAAACCCCCTCAATTTCTGGTAAAATCACAGGTGGCCCCTGATCTTGAACTGGTATATTCACCTCTACCCCTGGCCCAGCCTCCGGGTCCACAAGCTCCTCAATAACAACAGTACTAGGGGGAAGAGGAGGAGGCTCCAAGTCAAGCTTAATCTTTTCATGTAACTCTTTAATGTCCTTGACAGAATACTCCCTTACGTATACCTCAACAGACCCTGCCTTTAATCCTGTCACAGCCATTTCCCTGAAATCTTGTTCATGGTTTATCGCCTTTATCCCATCCCGGTATTCGATTCCCTTCGGACACCAATGGTAATCAACAATGGCTTTTCCGCCGTATAGCCTCCTACACCATGTGTCAAGGTTGGACATTTCAATCTCACCAATATGGTATATCCTACTTTGAACTTCCCCACCATAATAGGCCAAGTCACCAAGATCCCCATGGTGATGTAAATTAATCTGGAATAATTTGCCCCCTCCTGGTGAAACtgcaaaaagagaaaataaccaATGCATTCATTTCTAAAGCAAACCAACAAACCGCACAATTGGATACACCCACCAACATAACAACGACAATAAATTCTCTATATCCTAAACAACCAACACAGcaacaatatttaattttaaacaggAACAGACCAACAATAAACTATTCATAAAACCAACACACCACAATAAAG includes:
- the LOC126661062 gene encoding uncharacterized protein LOC126661062, producing MGSTEMKKMGKEDRKGKKRKACTEDCLFEVFEIILNYNGQFEDFGYFNEDLAVRKFHIEDIGLNSLDKWLLELKVEGLLMYYWRRAGMYTEELIPMENDDHVMDMALAGTQDGSVDVYVRKLSCVDVCNLRPVFGHTLFELKELEDGDDALEQQGVGEAEPVGVLQIEGPVEAVEVPQIEGPGEPVEVLHIEGQEEGEPLDLLQIEAVEEPSEEQQQIGGSD
- the LOC126662084 gene encoding E3 ubiquitin-protein ligase SINA-like 10; its protein translation is MPENRVRSFDLELMDCAVCCEPLRPPIIQCQNGHATCNSCSVKMGKCHACTLPIGPMRCRIMEAVVESLTVYCQNRVYGCQESFNYDEKTDHEKYCSFIECSCPIPECNVKGSSETIYAHCKELHKDILTLFNFGRKFAVSVDMHDRGLLLQEEQSDVVFVLNNTKCSYGNIITVFCLGPLSNGSCPYDIEVKFDESSVHRFHSSTKNFQDTNKYYRSLTGFLLDSSDQEFFADGLIKMEISVYRSLELGSADDV
- the LOC126662085 gene encoding uncharacterized protein LOC126662085 translates to MGKRKRERRERERQSERDKRWEKGSNSRDNPLQLHDTDSESSQEVVEVSPGGGKLFQINLHHHGDLGDLAYYGGEVQSRIYHIGEIEMSNLDTWCRRLYGGKAIVDYHWCPKGIEYRDGIKAINHEQDFREMAVTGLKAGSVEVYVREYSVKDIKELHEKIKLDLEPPPLPPSTVVIEELVDPEAGPGVEVNIPVQDQGPPVILPEIEGVLLIEWHDNNVQAPVIDALEPEDAVAGLEEGVQAAVVDAWEPDPFVDVVQEGLDEVQEGLDEVQEGLDEAQEGLAEGLNLNEHEEVVGTEKESEARLAEVTEEGEVPEGGPDCPPSTLERMAQGLFDHMAEELEGMEGLFDDDDQNEVQAEEQSGQRGKNEGEKPTLDDVELNVEDYIVDPDYDIWDDDDDLITELRSTGQYFEEGPDAQHEDDVDVGSSQRSGGRPRGESQAEFRPGGVDRTIHPEADEQEEEIDSDYIASDDNNTASESDGDGRVKFRMFNEEKEMENPTFKNGLQFVNREQFKKTCRQWGIKHRYQLHFPVNEKTRVRAKCFDKSDNVPKCRFEIFASKQNMSDPDDETFLVKTLNLVHTCPKRRSNFHMTSAYLAESFLEEFRANPDYNPEQFVAKIAQELKQKISVQTARRARLRAVRKLEGDEDGQYAKLYDYRREVLRTNPGSTVDFKEPRGKFAGMYMCLAGMKNAFRNGLRQIVCLDGCWLKGKYGGQLLSATGIDPNDCMYPLAMAWVKVENTENWTWFLELLKADLHLGNRTTFMSDKQKGLIHALDALFPHSEHRYCWRHLWANFRTTFHLQHLKPLIWNIGIATYTSKLNAAMKVLENTHTAGYNWIEERSREHWSRAHFRPQVKCDILLNNLAEAFNKYVLTSRTRPILTMFEMIRTQLMKRIHDKQIFGSKINSRLCPKIRKKLDKIIEEGWNYTAHPAGSPQVQVIGPGGQFVVNLDERTCTCRRWDLTGIPCVHACPCIYENNEVPENYVDDCYTKATYQKVYSYVINPLNGADMWETDPNPFHIIVPPSPVQTKKRGRKSTVRRKEAEELEQQHEQTVQEAHAKRAKLGRKGLQKVKCSECNRFGHNKRTCKKDNDQAACGGDTQPEARAAGDETGGEAPDAGEVPGGEFGTGEQAPTGESGVHLSGAYSATEQASVEQQGAGEPSHDTSTQAARAAKRKGKRPAGREVPSRYRDCLRKRTTNK